The following coding sequences are from one Treponema bryantii window:
- a CDS encoding late competence development ComFB family protein, translated as MNVHNLMEDVVIKAVNTLYDRVKGENVPWLTCDCENCRLDTVSYVLNRIPPKYVVSGRGVTHNVEYLASSQLLADIDSMALEGMRTVSTTKRPFHNENRQDCEIHGSSAKAEPAFNFFTFMGVVLDGNTFEPVTNATITLKMDGKVAEMVDKTWSNPFHLVPSTKGVYSFWVKSLPAKESGERQYFHFSIEIEAEGYSESVYHFEVPIMSEECVRQTLDSTYTLKMKDLVIFKK; from the coding sequence ATGAATGTACATAACTTAATGGAAGATGTAGTAATAAAGGCTGTTAATACTCTCTATGACCGTGTTAAGGGTGAAAACGTTCCCTGGCTTACATGCGACTGTGAAAACTGCCGTCTGGATACTGTAAGTTATGTACTCAACCGAATTCCTCCTAAATACGTTGTTTCAGGCCGTGGTGTAACTCACAATGTTGAATATCTTGCAAGTTCTCAGCTTCTTGCTGATATTGATTCCATGGCTCTTGAAGGAATGCGAACTGTAAGTACTACAAAGCGTCCGTTCCATAATGAAAACAGACAGGACTGTGAAATTCACGGCAGTTCAGCAAAGGCAGAGCCGGCATTTAACTTCTTTACATTTATGGGTGTTGTTCTCGACGGTAATACTTTTGAACCTGTTACTAATGCAACAATCACTTTGAAAATGGATGGCAAGGTAGCCGAAATGGTTGATAAAACCTGGTCTAACCCGTTCCATCTTGTTCCAAGCACAAAGGGCGTTTATTCTTTCTGGGTTAAATCTTTACCTGCAAAAGAAAGCGGAGAACGTCAGTACTTCCATTTCAGCATTGAAATTGAAGCAGAAGGCTATTCTGAATCTGTATATCATTTTGAAGTTCCAATTATGAGTGAAGAGTGTGTACGCCAGACTCTTGATTCTACCTACACTCTCAAAATGAAAGATTTGGTTATCTTCAAGAAATAG